The Candidatus Poribacteria bacterium genome window below encodes:
- the tyrS gene encoding tyrosine--tRNA ligase, translating into MDNVFEALNERGFIKQVTDAKQVARLLAGKQVTYYVGFDPTASSLHVGSLVPIMAMAHLQRAGHKPIAIIGGGTTMIGDPTDKTEMRPMLSQEQISANGKDILAQLQRYLNLDNTLTSSENSQVPSRVGGFFNNADWLLSINYIEFLRDIGKHFRVNEMIRAEGYKQRLDRELGLSFLEFNYQLLQAYDYLYLFREYGCQLQLGGDDQWGNILAGVGLVRRIESERVYAVTFPLLTTANGAKMGKTAGGAVWLDAERTSPYEFYQYWINVDDRDVSRFLAYFTFLPMDEIRRLSGLEDEAIREAKEVLAYEATQLAHGKAEADKAQAASRAAFGGGNLDEAEIPTSVIAAERLDGGIPIMTLFHEIGLANSRSEARRLVQQGGAYINEKQYRSIDMVVGSDLLEDNALLLRAGKKRYHRIVLKEN; encoded by the coding sequence ATGGACAACGTTTTTGAAGCCCTGAACGAACGAGGCTTTATCAAACAGGTCACAGACGCTAAACAGGTCGCGCGCTTGTTAGCAGGAAAGCAGGTTACCTACTACGTCGGTTTTGATCCGACAGCATCGAGTTTGCATGTTGGGAGTCTTGTCCCGATAATGGCGATGGCACACCTACAGCGTGCAGGGCATAAGCCGATCGCAATCATCGGTGGCGGCACAACCATGATAGGTGATCCGACTGATAAGACCGAAATGCGTCCAATGTTGTCGCAAGAACAAATTTCGGCAAACGGCAAGGATATTCTTGCCCAGCTGCAACGCTACTTAAATCTTGATAATACACTCACAAGTTCCGAAAACTCACAGGTTCCGTCGAGAGTGGGTGGTTTCTTCAACAACGCTGATTGGCTGCTTTCTATAAATTACATCGAATTTCTACGTGACATTGGTAAACACTTTCGAGTCAATGAGATGATCCGTGCTGAAGGTTATAAACAACGACTTGACCGCGAACTCGGTCTCTCATTCCTTGAATTTAACTATCAACTACTCCAAGCCTACGACTATTTATATCTTTTTCGTGAATATGGGTGTCAACTTCAGCTCGGTGGGGACGATCAGTGGGGCAATATCCTTGCTGGTGTCGGTCTTGTCCGCCGGATTGAAAGCGAACGGGTTTACGCGGTCACTTTTCCACTGCTCACGACAGCGAACGGAGCGAAGATGGGAAAAACTGCAGGTGGCGCAGTTTGGCTGGATGCTGAGCGGACATCGCCGTATGAATTTTATCAGTACTGGATCAACGTAGATGACCGAGATGTTTCCCGATTTTTAGCGTATTTTACCTTTCTTCCGATGGATGAGATCCGACGACTCAGCGGCTTGGAAGATGAAGCGATTCGGGAAGCAAAAGAGGTCCTCGCGTATGAGGCTACACAACTTGCACACGGAAAGGCAGAGGCAGATAAAGCACAAGCAGCGTCGCGCGCTGCGTTTGGTGGCGGTAACCTTGATGAGGCTGAGATACCGACATCGGTTATCGCAGCGGAACGGCTTGATGGCGGTATTCCAATCATGACGTTGTTTCATGAAATTGGATTGGCGAATTCGCGGAGCGAAGCGCGACGGCTTGTTCAACAGGGCGGTGCCTACATCAACGAAAAGCAGTACCGTTCGATAGATATGGTTGTTGGTAGCGACCTACTTGAAGACAATGCGCTGCTCCTCCGTGCTGGCAAGAAACGTTATCATCGGATTGTTCTCAAAGAAAATTAA
- a CDS encoding vitamin B12-dependent ribonucleotide reductase has translation MTVDNPKGVDEGTTSGGDRMGLTFTPYFTTPGVHPYDLLEWERRDAVIYNEKGDVIFKQDQVEVPVNWTQLATDIAASKYFRKAGVPGVESEDSVRQLVTRVARTLRRAGEELGGYFASSEDAQTFEMELTHILVTQRGAFNSPVWFNCGLWHEYNIEGGGGNYYWDRDAEKVEVTTNAYQHPQNSACFIQSVDDSLDSMLELQKAEVRLFKYGSGTGSNFSKVRAKGELLSGGGESSGVLSFLEGFDRWAGSIKSGGTTRRAAKMVILDMDHPEIADYIDWKLKEEDKAKALIAAGYPADFNGEAYSTISGQNSNNSVRIPDDFMNAYLQGDSWKTTYRTSGEVADEYDARTLMEKIAYAAWACADPGVQFDSTIQKWHTCKNTGPINASNPCSEYLFLDDSACNLASINLAKFLKDDNNFDIDAFRATVRIFATAMEIIVDLSSYPTGNIARRSHDYRPLGLGYANLGALLMRLGIPYDSEQAFAYAGAITAILSGHGYHTSAEIAESIGAFNGYAKNEDSMLDVMRLHRDAAYSIDPAACPSDLLDAAKADWDRCLEKGEQTGYRNSQISVIAPTGTISFLMDCDTTGIEPEFALVKFKKLAGGGYMKIVNQSVRDALQNLDYTLQQTEAIITYIVGTGTFEGTPHINLDTLKRKGFTQEDIARVAEMLPSAFDLNLAFAPGFLGEECLERLGITEEEAADPSFDLLSTLGFDEDEISMAEEVICGTGTVEGAPHLSPMHYPVFDCAVQCGKHGTRYINHMGPLKMMAAVQPFISGAISKTVNVPHDAKVEDIKTLYVEAWRRGVKCLAVYRDGSKGSQPLSTRSQQDAESETDEAITDTAVERPIRKRLSDTRPSLTHKFSVGGHEGYIHVGFYEDGSPGEVFLRMSKEGTAVSGLMDSVAVLTSIALQYGVPLESLVNKFSHVRFEPSGFTANPDIPMAKSIIDYVFRWLGTQFLSQEPQQVGANMIDMDEEMVPPEELHPYGHGSNGETDSWVAHEKRIALQHADAPPCLECGALMLRSGVCYRCTNCGATSGCS, from the coding sequence ATGACGGTTGATAATCCGAAAGGGGTTGATGAAGGGACAACCTCCGGAGGTGATCGGATGGGACTCACTTTCACACCCTATTTTACCACGCCCGGCGTTCATCCTTATGATTTGTTGGAGTGGGAACGCCGCGACGCGGTCATTTACAATGAGAAGGGTGATGTCATCTTTAAACAGGACCAGGTTGAAGTGCCAGTGAACTGGACGCAACTCGCGACGGATATTGCGGCATCAAAATATTTCCGTAAGGCTGGGGTCCCCGGTGTAGAATCGGAGGATAGCGTTCGTCAGTTGGTTACCCGTGTTGCGCGTACGCTGCGTCGCGCGGGAGAAGAACTCGGGGGCTATTTCGCAAGTTCCGAAGACGCGCAGACGTTTGAGATGGAATTGACGCATATCCTCGTCACACAGCGCGGTGCCTTCAACTCGCCTGTCTGGTTTAACTGCGGTTTGTGGCACGAATATAATATTGAGGGGGGCGGTGGTAACTACTATTGGGACCGAGACGCAGAAAAAGTCGAAGTCACTACCAATGCATATCAACATCCGCAAAATTCCGCCTGTTTCATTCAAAGCGTTGACGACTCCTTGGACTCCATGCTTGAACTTCAGAAGGCTGAAGTGCGACTCTTTAAATACGGGAGTGGTACGGGTTCTAACTTCAGTAAAGTTCGGGCGAAGGGAGAACTCCTCTCTGGCGGCGGTGAGAGTTCAGGGGTACTTTCCTTCCTTGAAGGTTTTGATCGGTGGGCAGGCAGTATCAAATCCGGTGGCACCACGAGGCGAGCAGCCAAAATGGTTATCCTTGATATGGATCACCCAGAGATCGCCGACTACATTGATTGGAAGTTGAAGGAAGAGGATAAAGCGAAGGCACTTATTGCCGCGGGATATCCTGCGGACTTCAATGGTGAGGCGTACAGCACAATCAGTGGGCAGAATAGTAATAACTCTGTCCGGATTCCTGATGACTTCATGAATGCCTACCTACAGGGAGACTCTTGGAAGACCACGTATCGAACGAGTGGCGAAGTCGCCGATGAGTATGATGCCAGGACACTGATGGAAAAGATCGCTTATGCGGCGTGGGCATGCGCGGATCCTGGTGTTCAATTTGATAGCACGATTCAGAAGTGGCATACGTGTAAAAACACGGGTCCGATTAATGCGAGTAACCCGTGTAGTGAATACCTCTTCTTAGACGATTCTGCCTGCAACCTTGCAAGCATTAACCTCGCCAAATTCTTGAAAGATGATAACAACTTTGATATTGATGCCTTTCGCGCCACTGTTCGGATATTTGCTACTGCGATGGAAATCATAGTGGATCTCTCTTCTTATCCAACAGGCAATATAGCGAGACGTTCTCACGACTATCGTCCGCTTGGGCTCGGTTATGCTAATTTGGGTGCACTCTTGATGCGTTTAGGTATCCCTTACGACAGCGAACAGGCGTTTGCTTATGCGGGTGCTATTACTGCTATTCTGAGCGGGCACGGATATCACACAAGTGCGGAGATCGCTGAGAGCATCGGGGCTTTTAATGGCTACGCGAAAAATGAGGACTCGATGTTGGACGTTATGCGGCTGCACCGCGATGCTGCCTACAGCATTGATCCAGCGGCGTGTCCGTCCGACCTGTTAGACGCGGCAAAGGCGGATTGGGATCGCTGTCTTGAGAAAGGTGAACAGACGGGGTATCGAAATTCCCAAATTAGTGTTATTGCTCCGACAGGAACGATCTCCTTCTTGATGGATTGTGATACAACGGGAATCGAACCAGAGTTTGCCCTTGTCAAATTCAAGAAGTTGGCTGGCGGCGGATACATGAAGATTGTCAACCAGAGTGTTCGCGATGCCCTGCAAAACTTGGATTACACGCTCCAGCAGACTGAGGCAATTATTACGTACATTGTTGGGACAGGTACTTTTGAAGGGACACCGCATATCAATCTGGACACGTTGAAACGGAAAGGGTTCACACAGGAAGATATTGCTCGTGTTGCGGAGATGCTGCCGAGTGCATTTGACTTAAATCTCGCCTTTGCCCCCGGTTTCCTTGGTGAAGAGTGCCTTGAACGGTTAGGTATAACTGAGGAAGAAGCGGCGGATCCGAGTTTTGACCTGCTTTCTACACTCGGATTTGACGAAGATGAGATTAGTATGGCTGAAGAGGTTATCTGTGGAACAGGCACCGTTGAGGGCGCACCCCATCTTTCACCGATGCACTATCCGGTTTTCGATTGCGCTGTCCAGTGTGGTAAGCATGGAACTCGTTATATAAACCACATGGGCCCCTTGAAAATGATGGCGGCTGTGCAACCCTTTATCTCCGGTGCTATCTCCAAGACCGTCAACGTCCCGCACGACGCAAAGGTAGAGGACATCAAGACTTTATACGTGGAAGCGTGGCGGCGTGGGGTCAAATGCCTCGCCGTTTATCGGGACGGCAGCAAAGGCAGCCAACCGCTTTCAACTCGAAGCCAACAGGATGCGGAAAGTGAAACGGATGAGGCTATTACTGATACTGCTGTTGAACGTCCGATCAGGAAGCGTCTCTCAGATACGCGTCCTTCTCTCACGCATAAATTTAGCGTTGGTGGTCATGAGGGTTATATTCATGTTGGATTTTATGAAGATGGTAGCCCTGGAGAAGTCTTCCTCCGTATGAGCAAAGAAGGCACAGCCGTTTCTGGGCTGATGGATTCTGTTGCGGTCCTCACCTCTATTGCATTGCAGTACGGTGTCCCGTTAGAATCGCTCGTCAATAAGTTCAGTCATGTCCGGTTTGAGCCGTCAGGCTTTACGGCTAACCCTGATATTCCGATGGCGAAGTCGATTATAGATTACGTTTTCCGGTGGCTTGGTACACAGTTTCTTTCTCAGGAGCCGCAGCAGGTAGGTGCCAACATGATAGATATGGATGAAGAGATGGTGCCTCCTGAGGAACTTCATCCGTATGGACATGGGAGTAACGGTGAGACTGACTCCTGGGTGGCACATGAGAAGCGGATTGCGCTGCAACATGCGGATGCACCGCCGTGTCTTGAGTGTGGTGCACTCATGCTCAGAAGTGGTGTCTGCTATCGCTGCACGAACTGTGGTGCGACGAGTGGATGCTCCTAA